GAACGAGTGCGTCGCCGGATTCCAGGAATGCCGGAACCACCGGCAAGCCGATCGCCAGGTCCACGAAATCGGTGTCGATGATGTTGGTCAGCATGATCGGGCCTTCGCGCAATTGCACATAGGCCACCGCGTAAGGCTCCGCCGTCCGCCGCATGATTGTATAGGAATAAATGGTGGCCCCCTCAGCGACCGGGCGCATTTCGACATCGTCCGACAGGCAGAACGGGCAGAGGCGGCGCGGATACCAATGCGCTTTGCCGCAGGCGCGACATCTCGGTATCTTGAGCGTAAGCGTGGCGGCGGCATCGCTGAAATAATCTTCCGCCGTGCCAAAGGCCTTTTTTTTGTCGTCATCGGTCATCGCGCTATTCCCGTTCCAGAATCAACGTCGCCGCGCCGTGCCGTGTGCCGATATTGCCGCCGATACCCTGGGCAAGCGCCAGATCGCAGTTTCGGACCTGAACGGCAGGATGCGCCTCGCCCCGCAATTGCCTGACCGCCTCGATGACCTTGGTCATGCCGCCGCGATTGCCGGGGTGATTGTTGCACAGCCCCCCGCCATCGGTGTTGACCGCCAATCGTCCCGTCCCCGAGATCAAACCGCCATCGGCGGCAAAGCGTCCGCCCTCGCCCCGGCGGCAAAAGCCCAGATCCTCGAGCTGAAGCAGAACGGTGATGGTGAAACTGTCGTAAAGGGATGCGTATTTGATATCGCCCGGCTCAACGCCTGCCTGCGCGAATGCGCGCGGCGCCGACTGGGCGGCGGCGGTTGTCGTCAGATCGACGGCCCCGGCATTCTGATGTTTGATGGCGTGCGCGCCGGCTAGCACCCGCACTTTGGGTCTATTGAGCCTCGCCGCGATTTCCGGTCGGGCGACGATCAATGCACCGCCTCCATCAGTCACCACGCAGCAGTCGAGCCGGTGCAGGGGATCAGCGATCATCGGCGAATTGAGCACATCATCGACCGAGACCGGTGCGGGCAGCATGGCATGGGGGTTGTGTTGGGCGTGCCGCGAAAACGCCGCTTTAACCCAGGCCAGCTGCACATCGGTCGTGCCGAATTCGTGCATATGGCGATGGGCGGCCATGGCATAGCCCGCCACCAGCGCCGGCCGATAGGGAATTTCCCATGCGAGATCGGGCTGCAAGGGATTGTGCACTCGCGTTGCGGTGCCCACGCTCTTTCCCTCGCTGCGGGGCCGGCCAGCCAGGGTGATCAGCGCGACGCTGCACTCGCCGGCGGCGATGGCTGAGGCGGCGCGGGCGACATGAGCCACATAGGAGCAGCCGCCGAGATCGGTCGAATCGACATAGCGCGGCTGGAGATTGAGATATTCGACCATCGAGATCGGTCCCAGTCCCGGCGCGTCCCCGGCGCAGAAAAATCCGTCGATATCGGAGGCATCCAGGCCCGCGTCGCGCAGAGCGCCAAGCGCGACTTCCGCGTGGATTTCCGGCACCGTCCTGTCGGGAAGCAGGCGGGCGGGATGCTCGAATGCGCCCACGATATAGGCGCTGCCGCTTGTCCTGCTCATTGGATCCGGACCGCCTCTTGATTGGCGGTGAGAGCCATGAGGCCGGATATGTCGAACGTCTCGATTTCTCGTATTGCCTCAACGATCCGATCGGCATTGCCGGATCCGGTGACAGGATCGGCAAGCATGTGAAATTTTTCCTCCAGAGCCGTGTCCGACATCGGCCGCTCCCCGGAGCCCAACGGATAATCGACCTGCGTCTCGATTACGGCGCCGTCCTGCGTCTCCACGCTCAGGTGGCAAGATGTCCCACGCGGGAGCCCCGCATCGGGCTCAACGACCAGCATGCCGGCGAGCCGGAGAACCTCGCTATGGTTCAGCCTGTCGGTTTCGTACTGGCGGGGAAGAGCGGTGCCGTCGATCAGGGCGATGGCGACCGAATAGGGAAGGCTCATTTGCGCCTCGTGATAGGAGGTGGGGGCCGGGTTGAGATGATAGTTCGCCCAGTCGGGATGCCGCCGCATGGTCATGCCGCGGATCGTTTGCGTGGCCTTACCAAGCCGCTCTCGAACGCCAATGGCGCAATCGATGGCGTTGTGGATGGGGCGCGCGCACGAGTAAGGCTTGAATTCGATATCCAGGTGGTAGTCATCGCCCAGCTCATCGGTCAGGACGGAAAGATCGTAATGATCGCTATAGGCCCGGCAGAAGCCGCGCTGGCCCTCAAAGATCGTCGCAGCTCCCGTAAAGCCGAATTCCGCCATCATGGCTGCGGTCAGGCCCGCTCGTGCGGCGGGGCCAGGATTGAAGCGCTTCTGCATGGATGGGCCGTACATCTCCATCAGGCCCGATGCCTGAGCACCCGCTAATCCCAGCGCGGAGATCATGAAGTCCGGCGGCAAGTCGGCCAGCTTGCCCGCCGCCACGCTCGCGCCGAAGACGCCACAGACCGGAGTGGTGTGAAACCCGCGATTGCGAAGCGAAAAATTGCATGCGGCGCTGACGCGGGCCAGGATTTCGCAGCCGCAAACGATCGCCGCTATAAAATCGCGGCCGCTGGCTTGATTGCGCTCGGCCGCAGCCAGCGCCGCGGAAACCACCGGCGGGCCGAAATGGAAGAGAGCCAGGGCATCGACATCGTCGAGTTCGATGCTGTGCGAACAGATGGCATTGGCGAATGCAGCGTCGGGGGCCGAGCTCCGGTCGCTGCTGCCAATGAGGGTGGCGACCGGACGGCCCGCGCATTCCGAAGCGAACTTCCGGGCGATCGCGCCGCTCGTCGTCTGGCTGCCGGCAATGGCAACGCCAAAATAATCGAGAACGAGGCGCTTCGCCTTTTCGATTTCAGCCGCCGGGATCGCGTCGTAATCGAGTCCGCTGAAGTGCCTGCCAAGCTGTTCGGCGACGGTAGGGAGCATGGAAGCAGATCCTTTCGAACTGGCAAGGAACCTCGTAGAGGGCCGCTTCTGCAAAGAACGCCTCTGCGCTTCTTCGAAATCCTCATTGCCGGTTTGGCTGCAATCCCGAACCGAAAAGCGGCGCCTGAATTGGCCGGCGCCGCTCTCTTAGTCCTTGCAGGTGGGACCACACTGGCACGGACCTCAGCGGCTGCCGATCTCGAAATCGCCCCGTTTCACGTTGAGAAACGGGATTGCGCTAAGCCGATCTCCGATGGTCGGTTTGCTGTCGACAATTTTGCCCTGTTTTTGTAATCATGAATGGCACTAATTTGGGTTTGGGGGTGGATATATGAAGCCGGCGACAGAAATCGGCACGCTTGCGGACAGGGCGTTTGAATGGCTCGAGGAATCGATTATCAAAGGAGTCTACGCACCCGGCGAGCGACTCGACGAGGTCAGCCTCTCCAAGGCGTTCGGCATCAGCCGGGGGCCGGTGCGCGAGGCGATTCGGAGGCTCGAAGGCAAGCGCCTGGTGGAACGCGTCGCCCGTAGCGGCGTTCGCGTTGCGCAGCGCACACTCGAGGATCTGGTTGAGCTTCTCACTGTCCGCGAGGCGCTCGAGGGGATGGCGTGTCGGCTGGCAACCGAGCGGATCAGCGACGAGGCGCTTGATGAACTCGATGCGCTTCTCGATGGACATTCCGCCGACGTAACCGCCATTCCCGAGGCGGGCTATTTTCAGCGGCCTGGCGACTATGATTTCCATTTCAGGATCATTCAGGCCTGCGGGAACCGCCTTCTGACGCAGATGTTGTGCGAGGATATGTATCACCTCCTGCGGGTATACAGGTTCCATTCGAGTAAGCGCACGGGCAGGGCCGTCGAGGCTCTCAACGAACACAGGCGGATTCTCGACGCCATGCGGAAGCGTGACCCCGCACTCGCCGAAAAAGAAATAAGGCGGCACCTCGCCCGCGCCAGAGAGGCGGTGGCCAATCAAGCGACGGCGCCAGTCCCGCCACGCCTGAAGCCTGTCTGAAGCCAGCGAGGCGATGATCGAGCGGAAATTCCAGGGCGACGAATCTTTGTTGACATTTAGTCGGGCGTTCTGTCAACAATTGCACAATGTCGTCTTGGGAGTGCAGCGGCCGTGCCGACGAGAATACCAGCTACGATTATGCGCGGAGGAACCAGTCGGGCGGTCTTTCTCGACGGGCGGCATCTCCCCGCGAATTCGGCCGAACGCGAGCAAATTATTCTCGAAGTGTTCGGCTCGCCCGATCCACGCCAGATCGACGGGCTGGGCGGCGCCGATCCCTTGACGAGCAAGCTGGCGATCATCGACCGGCCCGACCCGGAAATGGCTGCCCAGGCGGATGTCGTCTACACTTTCGGGCAGGTCGGGATCGCCGAACCGCGCGTGGACTGGCACAGTCTATGCGGCAATATATCGGCGGCGGTTGGCCTATATGCCATCGAAACGGGCATGGTGGGCGCGGTGGAGCCCGTTACAACCGTTCGCGTGTTCAATACCAATCTCAATCGCATCCTGCATATCGATGTGCAGGTGGAAGACGGCGCACCACGCGAACGCGGCACATTCGCGGTGCCGGGCGTGCCAGGCACCGGGTCGGAGATCGTTATCGATTTCGCCACGACCGCTGGAGCCACGACGGGCGCGTTGATGCCCACCGGGCAGGTCATGGATACGCTTGCGGTCGATGGCATCGGGCCCGTTCAGGCGACGCTTCTCGATATCGGCAATGCCCATGTATTCATTCGCGCCGCCGATGTCGGGCTCACCGGCACCGAAACCGCCGCCCAGATCGACGCCGACGAGCCGTTGCGCCATCGGCTGGAGGCGATACGCGGCGCTGCGGCCATGCGCATGAACATGATCGCGGGCCCGGCGGCGGCCGCGCGAACCCAAAGCCCTGCAACCCCGATCCTGGCGCTCATTGCTGCGCCAGCGGGCTATCGGGTCCACGGCTCGGGCCAGACGATCGCACAAGCGGATGTGGACGTGGTCGCGCGATTGCAGTTCATGCAGCAGACCCACAAGACCTATGCCGGCACCAGTACGGTCTGCACCGGCGTCGCGAGCCGCATTGCGGGAACGATCGTCCATGAGGCGGCACGGCCGAAAAGCGGGACGGTCCTGAGGATCGGCCATCCCGCCGGCGTGATCGAGACCACGTCGATCGTCGCGCATGGACATGGCGGCGCGGAGGTAAGACGGGCGACGCTGGGGCGGACGGCCCGGCGCATCATGGATGGCACGGTCTATTTGCCGGCCTGGAGATCGGCGCAACGACACGAAACAACCAGCGGGCGGGAACAATGACTCGAAACAGGAAACTAAAACAAATCGTGGACCGCCGCGCCGCCGTGACGGCGCCGGGCGCCGCCAATGCCCTGTTTGCCAGGGCGATCGAGGAATCGGGTTTTGAGGTCATCTATGTAACGGGCGCCGGCATCGCCAACATGCATCTGGGCCAGCCCGATATCGGATTGACCTCGCTGAGCGACCTGGTTTACGCGGTATCCTCCATCGCCGACGTTGTCGACCTGCCGCTCATCGTCGATGCCGATACCGGATTCGGCAATGCGCTGAACATGTACCAAACGGTGCGGAAACTGGAACGGGCCGGCGCATCGGCGCTGCAGGTCGAGGACCAGATCTTTCCCAAGCGATGCGGCCATTTTGACGGCAAGGACGTCGTGCCCGTCGATGAAATGCTCGGTAAGATCAAGGCGGCAACCGATGCGCGGCAGGACGACAACTTGCTCGTCATCGCCCGCACCGACGCCAGGGCGGTACTGGGGCTCGATGCGGCGATCGAACGGGCCTGGGCCTATGGAGAAGCCGGGGCGGACCTGACCTTTGTCGAAGCGCCGGTGGATGCCCGGGAGATGGCCGAAATCACACGACGACTCGCCAAGCCGCAGGTCGCCAATATCGTTTTTGGCGGCAGGACACCCGATCCGGGCCGCGATCATCTGGCTGAAATGGGATTCTCGCTGGTACTCTATGCCAACGCGACTTTGCAGGCGGCGCTTCACGCGACCTACGAAACCCTTTGGGCGCTGCGCGACCACGGGAGCCTCGATCCGGTCGCGGATCGCCTGTCGAGTTTTGATGAGCGGCAAAGAACGGTCCGAAAGCCGCATTGGGATTCTCTGGAGAAACGCTATGCTTTGGTCGCCGGTGCGGGCAGGGATTAGACTCGACAGAAAATAGAACCGCTTCTGCAGGGCGGAAACATAGAAGAACAGAAACTGGAGAATTTTTGTGATCGCGATCGTGATCGCGGTCTGCGGGCGAGGACATGAAATCGCCCAGGGGGAGGAAAAATTGAGTTCGTTTGCACCCGTAACATCAGTCGGTCGGGCCTTGCGTGTCCTACAGGTCGTCAATTCCAGCGGTCCGCTGCGCGTCGGTGAGCTGGCCTTGCAAACCAAGCTGCCGAAACCGACGGTCGTTCGGTTGATCGACACGCTGGTCGCCCTCGGCTTCGTTCAGAAGGAGACGGCGAGCAAGACCTATTTCGTCACGCAATCGGTCCGTAGCCTGAGCATCGGCGCGGAACGCTCCGAAATCATCGCCGAAGCCAGCCGCCCCGCGCTCTGGCGATTGACCAAAAGCATCAAATGGCCCGCCGCAGTGGCAACGCTCGATGGCTGCCGGGTTTTCGTGTGCGCCACGACGCGGCGGCATTCGAAAATGGCTTTGCATTATTCCTCCCGGCAAAGCCATCTGAGCCTCACCTCGCACGCCCTGGGTCGCGCATATCTGGCCTTCTGCTCGGAAGAACAGCGTGAAGCCCTGGTCAGCGAACTGATGAAGCAGGATGACGGGATCAATAGTCGGTATATCGAGCGCGAGAGCATCCTCAAGATGATCTCACATATCCGCTCCAATGGTTATGCCGAACGCGATCGCTCGATCGAGCCGCGCGGAACGTCGACAATCGCCGTTCCCGTGCTGCATCAGACCCGGGCCGTGGCCAGCGTGGGGATCACCTATTTCACCTCGGCAGTGACCTCCCATATGGCGGTCTCCCAACACGTGCCCGCCCTCCAGGAAGTGGCCGCGCGGATCTCGGATCGCATCGGCACGCTGGGGCTGCTCTAAACCCCCATCTCACGGGGAAGCCGCGGCTTGCCGCCCGGTATTCCGGGAGCCGGATCGGGGCGTATAAATCCGAACCTTTCCTCTGTCACGCCTATGGCGGCGACAGCGGCCGGCATTGGGACTCGGTGTCGGTCTACTCCTTGTTTCGCGCCATGAAACGACACTTCGGGATGCTTGCGGCTCCGGCTCAATGGCTCATAGTCGCCGCCCAGGGTGTGGTTCTCACACCGCGATACTCCAAGGAGGAGATAGCATGCAACGTTGGTTACATACGAAACTGATGGTCGTGCCGGCGCTGGTGATCCTGACGGCGATCCCCGCAATGGCGCAGGATTATCCGACCCGGCCGGTGACCTTGATGGTCGGTTTCGAGCCCGGGGGATCGAGCGATATCCTTGCGCGGGTCCTGGCCCCCCATCTGACCGAATTTCTCGGCCAGCCCATCGTAATCGAGAACCGGCCCGGGGCCAACGGAGCGGTCGCCGCCGCACTGGTCGCGAACGCTTCACCCGATGGCCATACTTTGGGCATCGGGGGCTCGTCGCTCCTGACCAATGCGCTGCTAAACCCCAATATCGGATATTCGCTCGACGATCTGGCCGATGTGGCCATGATCGGCAGCTATTCATCCGTCATGATCGTGCCCAAGGACTTGCCGGTCACCTCGGTCGACGAGTTCCAGCAATACGCGCTGGACCATGCCGGCGAGATGAACTGCGGCTCGGGAGGAATCGGGTCGAGCCCGCACCTCTCCTGCGAAGTGGTCAGGACAGCCTTGGGCGTGGAAATAACCCACATCACCTATGGCGGGATGGCGCCAGCGCTCAACGATCTCATGGCTAACCGCCTGCAGGTGGTCTTCAACCCGATCGCCCAGACCAAGCCCTTCATCGACGAGGGGGAAGTGCGTGCGCTTGCCATTACGGGCGCCGAACGAAGCGACGCCCTGCCCGACGTGCCGACCTTGCAGGAGCTCGGCTATGACGTGGAATTGTCGGTCTATACGGGGGTCTATGCGCCCAACGATACGCCCATCGACGTCCTCGAGCGCATAAACGAGGCCATACGGTATGCCACCGCACAGCCCAACGTCATTGACGTCCTCGAAGCCGGCGGCACGATACCCTCCGACATGAACCTCGAGGAATACGTCGCCTATAACGACAACCAGCAGCAGTTCTGGGAAACCTTTATGGAAGAGCATTCCATATCGGATGAATGAGAGCGCGACATTGTGAACCCCGGGGCCGGCATGCCATTGCACCGGCCTCGGGAACGGGAGTTCGATATGAAGCTCAGTTCGAAAACGGGAGACATCGCCGGCGGCGTCATCACCATCGGAATCGGTGTCTTTTTCCTGATCTATTCCTTTTCGTATTCCGCCGGCGAACTGGTGCGCATGGGACCGGCCTATTTTCCCCGCATCATCGCCATCGCCGTGATCGGATTGGGAATAGTCGTCATAGCGACGGCCCGCAAAAGCGCACAATCCGATGACGATGCGGTCCGGCTCATTTCGCTCGATCTCTCATCGGCGGTAAAGCTTGCCGCGGGGCTTGCGGCCTTTGCCGCGATTATCGAGGTTTTCGGCTTCGTTCCGGCCGTTTTTGTAGCGGCATTGGCGGCTTCGCTGGCCAGGGGAGAGGGGAGTCTTCTTTCAAAACTGGTTATCTGTGCCGCCATCACCGCAGCCGTCACGGTCCTCAACGTGCTGGTGTTCCGCGCGCCTGTACCGCTAATTGGATGGTTCTAGATCATGGAAATTGTCGCCAGTCTATTCTATGGGTTCGAGGTGGCTTTGCGGCCCGAAAACCTTCTATATTGCTTTATCGGCGTGTTCTTGGGCACATTTGTCGGCGTTCTGCCGGGTATCGGAGCCACGGCGACGATCGCCGTGCTTCTGCCTGTCACTTATGCGCTTGATCCCACGACCTCGTTCATCATGCTGGCCGGCGTCTATTATGGCGCCGAATATGGAGGCTCGACCGCATCCATATTGCTTAATATTCCCGGAACGCCGTCCAATGCCATCACCTGCCTGGACGGCTATCCTCTCACCCAACAGGGTCGGGGCGGCGTCGCCCTGTTCACGACGGCGATCACGTCATTTATGGGCGGCACGGCGGGCATTCTGGCGCTCATCATCGTCGCGCCGATCATCGTCTCCATCTCGAGAGCCTTCGGGCCGGCCGAATATGTGGCTGTCATCCTGTTCGGCCTGATCGCCTCGGCCGCCGTCAGCCAGGCCCGTCCGGCCAAAGGCCTCACTATGGTGGCGCTGGGCCTCATGCTCGGAACGGTCGGCATCGACGTCAATACCGGCACATATCGCTTCAGCTTCAACTATCCCCCGCTCATCGACGGTATCTCACTTGTGGCGCTTGCCATGGGCATTTTCGGTGTTTCGGAAGTGATAAACTCAATCCGCACGAGCAATGAAAGCGGCACTATCGGCAAGATCACGTTCCGATCCATGTTGCCCAACAGATCGGATCTGTCGGCGTTTTTCGGTCCCGTCATCAGAGGAAGCGGTATCGGGATGCTCATGGGCACATTGCCCGGCACCGGACCCACCATTGCCAGCTTCATCAGCTACGCCATGGAAAAAAGGGTGGCAAAGGACAAGTCGAGGTTCGGACGCGGCGCATTGGAGGGCATTGCCGGTCCCGAAGCCTCCAACAACGCCGCCGCCCAAACGGCCTTCATTCCCACGCTGACCCTGGGCATTCCGGGCACCGCTACTATGGCCATCATGCTCGGCGCCCTGATGATCCACGGCATCACGCCGGGACCGGGCCTGATGCGCGACCAGCCCGAGTTGTTCTGGGGCCTGGTTGCGAGCTTCGCCATCGGCAATCTGATGCTGCTGGTTCTCAACATTCCGATGATCGGGCTGTGGGTGCGGCTGCTTTCGGTGCCGTTCAAGCTGCTCTATCCCACAATCATATGCCTGATCTGCCTCGGGGTCTTCTCGGTGCGAAACAGCGCCTTCGACGTGGTTCTGACCATGGCATTGGGCGTCGTTGGCTACTTCATGCGGGCTGCCGGCTTCCCTCTCGCCCCGCTGCTCATCGGGTTCATCCTGGGCCCCATTCTGGAGGAAAACCTGCGGCGTGCCTTGCTTCTGTCGCGTGGCGACATGGCCGTATTCATCGAATCCCCCCTCAGTCTGGCCTTCCTGCTGGTTTCGCTTCTGATGGTCGTTCTGTCCGTGGTGGGTTTCTTCCGCCGGCCCCGGTGAGACGCCCGGACCGGGCGCGGCGGCGGACCAACGCTCGAACTGGAAATGGAGGCGCAGGCTAGGCGAATTGTTTAATCGGGCAGGCCGGTATAATTTTCGGCCAGGCTCTGCTGCGCGGCGGTCGAGCTGGTGAGATAGTCGAATTCGGCCCGCTGGATGCGGCGGCCGAAGGCGCCGGTTTCGGGGAAGACGTGCATCAGGCTGGTCATCCACCAGCTGAACCGCTCGGCCTTCCAGATGCGGGCCAGGGCCCGCGCCGAATAATGCTCCAGCCCGGCCGCCGATTTTTCGGCGTAGAACTCGATCAGCGCATCGGCGAGCATGGCCACGTCGCTCATCGCCAGGTTGAGGCCCTTGGCGCCGGTGGGCGGCACGATATGGGCGGCGTCACCGGCGAGGAACAGCCGGCCGAAGCGCAGCGGCTCGGCGACGAAACTGCGGAGCGGCGCGATGGATTTCTCCAGCGAAGGCCCGGTTCTCAGGGCTTCCGCCGCCGCCTGCGGC
This genomic stretch from Devosia sp. YIM 151766 harbors:
- a CDS encoding OB-fold domain-containing protein translates to MTDDDKKKAFGTAEDYFSDAAATLTLKIPRCRACGKAHWYPRRLCPFCLSDDVEMRPVAEGATIYSYTIMRRTAEPYAVAYVQLREGPIMLTNIIDTDFVDLAIGLPVVPAFLESGDALVPAFRVAKP
- a CDS encoding thiolase domain-containing protein; translated protein: MSRTSGSAYIVGAFEHPARLLPDRTVPEIHAEVALGALRDAGLDASDIDGFFCAGDAPGLGPISMVEYLNLQPRYVDSTDLGGCSYVAHVARAASAIAAGECSVALITLAGRPRSEGKSVGTATRVHNPLQPDLAWEIPYRPALVAGYAMAAHRHMHEFGTTDVQLAWVKAAFSRHAQHNPHAMLPAPVSVDDVLNSPMIADPLHRLDCCVVTDGGGALIVARPEIAARLNRPKVRVLAGAHAIKHQNAGAVDLTTTAAAQSAPRAFAQAGVEPGDIKYASLYDSFTITVLLQLEDLGFCRRGEGGRFAADGGLISGTGRLAVNTDGGGLCNNHPGNRGGMTKVIEAVRQLRGEAHPAVQVRNCDLALAQGIGGNIGTRHGAATLILERE
- a CDS encoding MmgE/PrpD family protein — encoded protein: MLPTVAEQLGRHFSGLDYDAIPAAEIEKAKRLVLDYFGVAIAGSQTTSGAIARKFASECAGRPVATLIGSSDRSSAPDAAFANAICSHSIELDDVDALALFHFGPPVVSAALAAAERNQASGRDFIAAIVCGCEILARVSAACNFSLRNRGFHTTPVCGVFGASVAAGKLADLPPDFMISALGLAGAQASGLMEMYGPSMQKRFNPGPAARAGLTAAMMAEFGFTGAATIFEGQRGFCRAYSDHYDLSVLTDELGDDYHLDIEFKPYSCARPIHNAIDCAIGVRERLGKATQTIRGMTMRRHPDWANYHLNPAPTSYHEAQMSLPYSVAIALIDGTALPRQYETDRLNHSEVLRLAGMLVVEPDAGLPRGTSCHLSVETQDGAVIETQVDYPLGSGERPMSDTALEEKFHMLADPVTGSGNADRIVEAIREIETFDISGLMALTANQEAVRIQ
- a CDS encoding GntR family transcriptional regulator; protein product: MKPATEIGTLADRAFEWLEESIIKGVYAPGERLDEVSLSKAFGISRGPVREAIRRLEGKRLVERVARSGVRVAQRTLEDLVELLTVREALEGMACRLATERISDEALDELDALLDGHSADVTAIPEAGYFQRPGDYDFHFRIIQACGNRLLTQMLCEDMYHLLRVYRFHSSKRTGRAVEALNEHRRILDAMRKRDPALAEKEIRRHLARAREAVANQATAPVPPRLKPV
- a CDS encoding PrpF domain-containing protein; translated protein: MPTRIPATIMRGGTSRAVFLDGRHLPANSAEREQIILEVFGSPDPRQIDGLGGADPLTSKLAIIDRPDPEMAAQADVVYTFGQVGIAEPRVDWHSLCGNISAAVGLYAIETGMVGAVEPVTTVRVFNTNLNRILHIDVQVEDGAPRERGTFAVPGVPGTGSEIVIDFATTAGATTGALMPTGQVMDTLAVDGIGPVQATLLDIGNAHVFIRAADVGLTGTETAAQIDADEPLRHRLEAIRGAAAMRMNMIAGPAAAARTQSPATPILALIAAPAGYRVHGSGQTIAQADVDVVARLQFMQQTHKTYAGTSTVCTGVASRIAGTIVHEAARPKSGTVLRIGHPAGVIETTSIVAHGHGGAEVRRATLGRTARRIMDGTVYLPAWRSAQRHETTSGREQ
- a CDS encoding isocitrate lyase/PEP mutase family protein, encoding MDRRAAVTAPGAANALFARAIEESGFEVIYVTGAGIANMHLGQPDIGLTSLSDLVYAVSSIADVVDLPLIVDADTGFGNALNMYQTVRKLERAGASALQVEDQIFPKRCGHFDGKDVVPVDEMLGKIKAATDARQDDNLLVIARTDARAVLGLDAAIERAWAYGEAGADLTFVEAPVDAREMAEITRRLAKPQVANIVFGGRTPDPGRDHLAEMGFSLVLYANATLQAALHATYETLWALRDHGSLDPVADRLSSFDERQRTVRKPHWDSLEKRYALVAGAGRD
- a CDS encoding helix-turn-helix domain-containing protein, producing the protein MIAIVIAVCGRGHEIAQGEEKLSSFAPVTSVGRALRVLQVVNSSGPLRVGELALQTKLPKPTVVRLIDTLVALGFVQKETASKTYFVTQSVRSLSIGAERSEIIAEASRPALWRLTKSIKWPAAVATLDGCRVFVCATTRRHSKMALHYSSRQSHLSLTSHALGRAYLAFCSEEQREALVSELMKQDDGINSRYIERESILKMISHIRSNGYAERDRSIEPRGTSTIAVPVLHQTRAVASVGITYFTSAVTSHMAVSQHVPALQEVAARISDRIGTLGLL
- a CDS encoding tripartite tricarboxylate transporter substrate binding protein — encoded protein: MQRWLHTKLMVVPALVILTAIPAMAQDYPTRPVTLMVGFEPGGSSDILARVLAPHLTEFLGQPIVIENRPGANGAVAAALVANASPDGHTLGIGGSSLLTNALLNPNIGYSLDDLADVAMIGSYSSVMIVPKDLPVTSVDEFQQYALDHAGEMNCGSGGIGSSPHLSCEVVRTALGVEITHITYGGMAPALNDLMANRLQVVFNPIAQTKPFIDEGEVRALAITGAERSDALPDVPTLQELGYDVELSVYTGVYAPNDTPIDVLERINEAIRYATAQPNVIDVLEAGGTIPSDMNLEEYVAYNDNQQQFWETFMEEHSISDE
- a CDS encoding tripartite tricarboxylate transporter TctB family protein, with the translated sequence MPLHRPREREFDMKLSSKTGDIAGGVITIGIGVFFLIYSFSYSAGELVRMGPAYFPRIIAIAVIGLGIVVIATARKSAQSDDDAVRLISLDLSSAVKLAAGLAAFAAIIEVFGFVPAVFVAALAASLARGEGSLLSKLVICAAITAAVTVLNVLVFRAPVPLIGWF
- a CDS encoding tripartite tricarboxylate transporter permease, yielding MEIVASLFYGFEVALRPENLLYCFIGVFLGTFVGVLPGIGATATIAVLLPVTYALDPTTSFIMLAGVYYGAEYGGSTASILLNIPGTPSNAITCLDGYPLTQQGRGGVALFTTAITSFMGGTAGILALIIVAPIIVSISRAFGPAEYVAVILFGLIASAAVSQARPAKGLTMVALGLMLGTVGIDVNTGTYRFSFNYPPLIDGISLVALAMGIFGVSEVINSIRTSNESGTIGKITFRSMLPNRSDLSAFFGPVIRGSGIGMLMGTLPGTGPTIASFISYAMEKRVAKDKSRFGRGALEGIAGPEASNNAAAQTAFIPTLTLGIPGTATMAIMLGALMIHGITPGPGLMRDQPELFWGLVASFAIGNLMLLVLNIPMIGLWVRLLSVPFKLLYPTIICLICLGVFSVRNSAFDVVLTMALGVVGYFMRAAGFPLAPLLIGFILGPILEENLRRALLLSRGDMAVFIESPLSLAFLLVSLLMVVLSVVGFFRRPR